The following proteins are encoded in a genomic region of Triticum dicoccoides isolate Atlit2015 ecotype Zavitan chromosome 1B, WEW_v2.0, whole genome shotgun sequence:
- the LOC119299220 gene encoding F-box protein At2g16450-like, with protein MEEEKSADELSPDRSLMAAAVSRLTDDLIVEILSRLPFRSVCRFKCVSKAWRDLIAHPAHRKKLPQTLAGVLYITMPGAGGFRHHLAGAYADDLDLDPSLAFLQPTEHRCFRLRHACNGLLLCSYYPDAESQVRFVVCNPATRRWAELPPARSRGQTHAAFTSSSIRLLIQQSHPIFTFLISSALTTPASQE; from the coding sequence ATGGAGGAGGAGAAATCTGCGGACGAGTTGAGCCCGGACAGATCTCTAATGGCGGCGGCGGTTAGTCGACTCACCGACGACCTCATCGTGGAGATCCTGTCCCGGCTCCCCTTCCGGTCCGTCTGCCGTTTCAAGTGCGTCTCTAAGGCCTGGCGCGACCTCAtcgcccaccccgcccaccgcaagAAGCTGCCCCAGACCCTCGCCGGCGTCCTCTACATCACCATGCCCGGCGCCGGCGGCTTCCGCCACCACTTGGCCGGCGCCTACGCCGACGATCTTGATCTCGACCCTTCGCTCGCGTTCCTGCAGCCTACGGAGCACAGGTGCTTCAGGCTGAGGCACGCCTGCAATGGTCTCCTCCTCTGCTCCTACTACCCGGACGCGGAATCTCAAGTCCGTTTTGTCGTCTGCAATCCGGCCACCCGCAGGTGGGCGGAGCTGCCCCCGGCCCGCAGCCGCGGCCAAACACATGCCGCTTTCACTTCCAGTTCCATCCGGCTTTTGATCCAGCAGTCTCATCCCATTTTCACGTTTTTGATTTCGAGCGCACTGACGACGCCGGCCTCACAGGAGTGA